A stretch of DNA from Plasmodium brasilianum strain Bolivian I chromosome 3, whole genome shotgun sequence:
TGATTATACCTCCAATGGAAAGCTTGTTACATCTTTGTCAAAAACAGATGAAGCGTATGACAGCGATTTAATAACTCCTTCGCCTTCCAAGGGGAAAGGTGGAATAGATGAAGACTATCAAATAAATGCTATATTAGACAGTCCAAATGAATATgctaaaaatgaaagaagaagaaggaGGAGAAGATCGGTCGATACCCTCGATGAGGAGTTAGACGACTTAAGGAAAAGGTATATCCTAAGTGAAGGGAATGATGAACAGCATGATGAGGAGCATAAAGAGGTGCATAATGAGGAGCATGGTAAGGTGAATGACGAGGTGTACGGTAAGACGAATGACGAGGTGTACGGTAAGACGAATGACGAGGCGAACGACGAGGAGTATGACTACTACATGGGGGAATACGCGAGTGATTCGGAGTTTCTACGATTGTCGtctttagaaaaaaaaatgaacatagAGATGAACTACGGAAATGATGATTCGTTGAACAAGAGCAGGTTATCGAATGGTAGTTTTTCCTTATGggagaataaaataaattcaacAAGGaagattaaaataaattatgagaCACCTAAAAAGGGTATATTGAAACAAAGTAATTCTTTATCCCCTATTAAAGAGatgaatgaaaatataagtgCAAGGAAAAAATCAGTTCAATTTTCTCATCGATCTATAGCAGTTTttgatgaaaaagaaaaaatttcccCATTAAGATTAACACATTTTACTAGAATTTCCAGCGATTCTAACAACTCAGGATCTAAAAGGAAAAGTGCATCTAATGCTTCTATTCTTAGTAAAGAAAATGAACCGAACATCTATGATAGTTTTATGAACATTGTAGAAAAATCTCCCATTGACAAACTTTTGTATAAAGATGATATGCTGATAAGTAGCAAGAATAGGAAGAGTGTTGTTAGTCTATACAATGAAACCAATAATCCTATTAGAAGGACTTCTATAGAATCGGTACGATTCAGAACAAAAACGTCGGTTGATCATATTGAATCTGCTCGTCTCTCACCAATTAAGGACAAGTTAAATGACGATAAATTTACCATAAAcgtaaatttaaataatgaagaaatttttgataaattgTTAATTAGTTCAGATGTAGACAAAGACAGAGATGatgattttataaaaataaattcacaTGTTGATAATGCACAAGTTGATGAATCTAATAAACTGACCAGTTCTTATCCTCCGAATGGTGGTCAACTAACCAATGATGCGATCGATTGGAGTTTGAAAAATGTAGAGGGGATTGGAAGCACAAACGTTGCAAGCTATGAAGGGGAAGTAAGTGCACACATGAATAATGCAAATCCATCGTTACTGTATACAAACGATGAACAGGAAGAAGATGAGGAAAAAACGAAGCAAGCAGATAACATGGATGTCTTTTTTGAATGCAATGATACTACATCCTTAAGAAGGAATAAACAGTCGTCTAGTGTGCGTAATGATGAATCCGCTAATCGGGAATTTAGAGAAAGCACTCGAAATATGGATGAACAGGAAGATAATCAGGCTAGTTTAGCGGGTTTGAGTGAAGGAAAGCAGGTAGGGGTAGACGAGAAGTTTAACAAAAATGTAGATGATCCTAATTACGGTTTATTAACACCCCACTTGAGTAAAGCAAAAGGGAGAGACAGCATTccaaataatagaaaatctCTTTCGAGAAAGGCATTATTAAGGACGAATGAAGGGGAGCAGAAGAAAGGAAGAAACGCCGAATGGATAGATACCACAGCAATAAAGgatcaaaataaaaacaaagcaAATAGAACAACTGTTAACATTGTGGGTAGTActaacaatgaaaaaaataaatccgAATTAAACAAAGAGGATATGAAAAGTATAGTGACAAACAGAAGAGCAAGTTACAGTATCAACATTAGAAACAATGCACTACATGATTTTagaaataacataaattcggatgaaaggaaaaaattaaattatgagAGATCtttaaaggaaaagaaacAAAGTAGTTTCAGAAATAGACAAAGTATGCAAGCATCTTTTAAGTTATTAGATAGACATTCTTTATTTAAAGGGAAAAAGAATGAATTGAATAATTATtgcattttaaaagaaaaacatatgGAGAATGATCAGACAAGCAATGAGAAGGTAACACCATCAGGAGTTGACATCCTTCACTCGGATGAAGAGGAGGAGAACGAACAACTAGGAAAAAAtcataatgatataattaatgACAAGGAGGAAGAGACAGATATGAAATTTACAGAAGGAGATGAAGAGGGCATGATTAGAAAAGCGGAAGTTTATAATAGACCGAATGACCATTATACAGGGGAAAGAGAAGAAGAGGGCGAAAAAAGGTACACACAGAAGGGTGTTTACGAGGATGATGGAGATTACGAACGTGGGGAGAATTGCGAACATTgggaaaattatgaacagcAAGGTAATTATTTAGCGCAGTGCGCATATTTTGAAAACAGAAAAACGTGCATTAGTGAGAAGGAGAATTACGAAAACTTTAATGAAAACGTCGATGAGTTTTGTGATAAGGTGAATGCAATTccaaatgaagaaaattatgattcatatttatacgaTAAGATAAATTACACCGAATATGCATTTAATGAAGATGGGGTAAATAGACAACAAAATCAGAAGAACGTTGGAGATAGGAACGAATATTATGAGAGAAGCGGGTACTTGCGTGAAGGGAATGAACATATCAATTTGTACGACGAGGCTACAAGTAATGTCAATATCAATGTAGGGGATGTCCATGAGGGAAATgtgaatggaaaaaatgtaatttatcAACAGTATGGGTATTACgaaaaggaagaagaggTGGGACAGGATTCGTATGAACATGAGCAAGggaaggaaataaaaaataaaagtgagGAAGGAAGTGAAGAAAAGGAGGAGAAAGGAGCGGAGGATAGAGTGGCAGAGGGAGAAATGGAAGAAGACCAAGTGGAAGAAGGTGGAAGAGTTCACAATGAAGATGCCATTTGCGAGGatgtaaataaagaaaataaaggtATAGTAAAAGAAGTGAGTGGGATAAAGAGAGAAGAAAAGATAAAGTTGAGACAAAAGTTTAACGAAAATTTGATAAAGAAACAAGAAACGATTAAAGAGATAAcgttaaatattataagaaGATGCCGAATATACTCACTGAAACAAGTAAACATTGAAAAGAAGAgtatgaataatttaataaaattatatgaaaacatTCGTAATATGATATTTAggtttataaataaaattaataatttaaataatgtgAGTGTAAAGCTAGATGATGCTATAATAAAGCATGAGATAACACAATTAAATTatagtaaaacaaaaaaagctATTGAAACTTTGAAAAAGTATAATtcaaaattagaaaataaaattaatgataagaacatattattagaaaaacaaaataatgtgTTACTAGAAAAGGAGAAGAAGATTGAATCCTTGACAGCAGaattgaataaattaaaaaatatatatgataaaggGTCTACAAGAAAGCAAGAAATACATctaataaaagtatataaagaCAAAATTGAAGAGCTAAAAAAAGTAGAGATGATTAAAGGTTTTCTTattagaaattttaataaatatggcATAAATTTTGAGttgttaaattttaattattacaatttttcgACTTTATATGATTACAAAAATGTTGATACTATTTTTTCCAGAGAGGTCAAAATTTCGGATATGAAACACTCTAATGGAGGAGCGGAAAACTGTTTCCGTGCTGTTCATCCATCCATTGCTGTTACCGCAGCTCCTGCTGTTGAAAATAATGCGTTCAATGGGATTCATGATTGTGTTGAAGGAAATGGCATCATTAAAGGTAGTTGCGCCAAGTTGAACGTGCAACATGGTCAAGGATTTTTCAATGGCAAGGATGATGGGCATAAGGACAGCTATGGAAATGGTAAAAacaatagtaacaataatagccATATAAACAACATCAATAAGAACAACGAAAGTAGCAGCAATAATAACAAGGACAACAACAGCAACAGTAATGGCAAGGATAAGCATTATGGAAGCAATGACTTTTGCTATAAGGGGAAAGGTGATACGAAGGATCAGTTGGGGTTCTTCGAGAAAGGATTGAACGTATGTGATATAAATGAACTGTATGAAAAGGAATACAAGCTTAAAATTCTTCACAAGAAGACGAAAAGAAATACTTTCTTTAAAAGTCAAATGCATGAAGAAGATTTGAATTGTGCATGGCCATACAACATAACAgtagatataatattttctaatgtatataaacCTAAACATGATTTTGAAAATTTCAATGTATCATCTCCagtgaaaataaagaatatgaAACATTTAATAGCaaataaaatgcatttaCTAAATGATATGAAtgataataagaaatatttaaacttGTTTAGaccatataaaattttaatagaCTCTTTTAAAAACTTCAAGGATATAAGTATCACGACTTATTACaagtatattaataatgaaaatatgtacTACCATATatggaataaaaattatgataaagaCAAATATATCATTGAGGTGAATAACGTTCATTTtaacaataatgataattataatagcAACGAGAACAATAActgtaacaataatagtattaataataattattattattatcagaagaataaaaaaagaagagtgGTCAGTTTGctagttaaaaatattgaaaatcaTTCATATTATTGTAATGACAGCGATTTTGGAACCGAGTGGAAACTTCAACTTGAAATTGTCAAGTACAAACTGGTGGAACTAATAAACAAGAAGCTGCAGAAGTACACGAGTAAAGATGGCAAAAACGTGAGCACCAACATGAATAATAACATgaataataacaacaacaacaataataataataataataataataataatattaataataataataataatattaataataataataataatattaataataataatattaataataatgataataataataataatgataatgataataataatatgaacaatgCTAACGGTGTAGGCACAGCTAAACCGAACAAAGAAGCTCTGAAATACCTTGTTGAGGAGATTGAGTATTCTTTCTTTATCCTTAATCATATTATGCATCAATACAAGCAGTTGCTAAAATGTTTTATGTATCTATCCAACACCTACTTCGACTACTACCAAAACGTCCTTATCTTTAAGACGATTATCTTGTCCAATCAGATGAGCAATCATTCCCTGTGGCTCTACCTATACGTACAACCTTGGGCCGCATTGCGGACCGTCACTCCTTTATATTGGCACCTTACTGTTTATTTGTATCATGTGTTATGTTATGTGTTATGCCATTTGTTAATCCATGTGTTAATCCATGTGTTATGCCATTTGTTAATCCATGTGTTATGTTATGTGTTATGCCATTTGTTAATGCATGTGTTAATCCATGTGTTATGCCATTTGTTAAGCCAtgttttgctttattttattattattttttttttctgccaCCCCCTGGCAACAGATAAACCTGGAGGAATGCTTCACATTCGCATCACTACTCCACGGAATAGTAGATATCAAGATAGAGAGTGTAGATGAAGAAGACAAGTACAACGAGGACTGTAAAGTGATAAATAACAATATCATGAAGAAGCTACAACAGTGTATTTTTACGCTGAAATCAAAGTATGTATAACATGTGCGAGTGAGGATTCAAGACGTGTGGATCCTCGAAAGATATAACGTTTAGCGTTATGCTGTATATGTTGGCATGGTccacacatgcatatatattggGTGTGTAcgtgcgtatatatattgtatatatttacttgcGTGCTtgtgtattaattttttatatatttttttcatttttttttttattttttaagaccCCTGAGCATCATGGAAAGGATCAGCTCGTACAACATAGTCGATATAATCTACGCTGTCATCATGAATGGTAAGTAGAGGGATATATACGTATGAAATTGTGTGaatggaatttttttttttttttccgcaTTTACATATTTGACTCCTTTGCATGTTTGTACGTATTCACACGCACGAAAATATaagtcctttttttttttttttttttttttttctcgttCCTTCTTCCTCTCCCCCTCTTTTGTAGAGAATTACAATTTCCATAGTTACCATAACAGTATGGACGAAAACTTGAAAAATCTGGTATCATGTGAGCATTTCATAAATGAGGTAATAGATAAGAAAATCATTGTTCccatagaaataaaaaacaacataaataaatatgggGATGACTAGTTGAAAAAGTCCGTTCTTTATTCATGAGATTATAcgaatatgtatgtatgtatgtatgtatgtatgtatgtatgtatgtatgtatgtatgtatgtatgtatgtatgtatgtatgtatgtatgtatgtatgtatgtatgtatgtatgtatgtatgtatgtatggatgtatgtatgtatgtatgtatggatgtatgtatgtatgtatgtgtatgtatgtatgtatgtatgtatgtatgtatgtatgtatgtatgtatgtatgtgtaatgtatgtatatatatgtatgtatgtatatatatatatatatatatatatatatatatatatatatatataaatgtgtgtGTAGGTGTACTTACACGGACATATgcaaatacatttttacttCGTACCTTTGTTTATGCTATTTTACATACCACTTTTTTTAACGTTTCTCAACTCCATGGCACGTTAGCAATTTTTACGTCCATAATATGTGTAtggtatgtatatgtatatgcataaacGCAATGCACGTTTATACACATGCGTAAggattttccattttttctcGCATTGtgttcaatatattttaatttttaaaaatgaaagtaaaaCAAACGTCGTTTTagttgttattttttaaaagctataaaaagaaatatgcgcacactattttattttatttttacctttttttttttttttttcctttttttaaattacattaACAATTTAcatcaaaaacaaaaatgttaTCAAAAGgttaagttaaaaaaaaagaaaaaaaacaaacaaataacacatatatatgagataataaaaaagcgGAAAAAATGTCTTACGATTTTTTCGTTTCAAGAACAAAGGCATACATGTAATCCGTGTTTTCGATCTGCCACATGGtgggaagaaaaaaaaaaaaaaaatgaataagtaTACAgtgtacatgtgcatataaacataagCAAAATGAACATAATAAATGGATAGCATAACTTTCACGCGGATGCACACATAAAACGGGCATccatttttccatatttctttcttttctgttcgtttttgttcttttttgctACCTCTAAATCTTTTAAGTAGTCCTCCTTAATAGGCACAATGAAGGTGGTGTAGTCCTTGTCAATAATTACGGGTATATTCTTCTTCTTGCTAAAATGGTCgcatatatgaaaaaatttcttcTTCTGGCTGGGAgctggaaaaaaaaaaaagaaaaaaattaaagcagACCTAACGAATTGCGTGCATTATGCATGAACATATGGAGCTTAATAGACACAGTGAACGTGTTTAACGCATTAAGTAGGATGCAGTCACTGCACAGTAATAAGCGATGGTCTACAAAAGAACGATGGGGCAATCAGCATGCTGCTCgtaaaaacaattaaaaaaataaattacttgGCCCCAATTGCCAGATGGAGTAGTCGGTGCAGGTACTCTTGATTtgctttaaattttttatatcactTTTGGTTTCAACATTTAACTTCGGGTATCTAACAAGTGGAGGTAAAAGATAAGTGAATGGATAGACGAATAGACGAATGAACAGAAATGGAACAGAGCTAACACAAGACACTGCGCAAATAATAAACGTGTGCATAGTTTTTCTTGCACATAAATAAGATATTAATTAGCAAAGTaaacatgtaaaaaaaaaaaaaaaaggattacATTTTGAGTTCCCTATTTCCttcataaaattttgcaCTGAAGTTACACTTGTATTTCTGGTTCACGTAAAATGCGATTGTCATTTCGTTCTTTCCCTTTTCGATGTTAGAACCATCTGAGTTATGTGCATCGTCATCCTTTTGCAAACCATTTTGACTGCCATTATGATCAGCATTTGAGCCGCTGTTGATATTTACCCCCTCATTGGTGTTCCCACCATTAAACCAATTCGAACTTTCTTCCTTTTCGAGGCCTTCTTCATTGTTTTCTTTCCTGAAGGAATATACTGCTCCCCCTGCTCTACTTGTGTTTCTTTTgcttctcctttttttacGACTTCTTTCATTTGTATTATCTGTATCATGTCCTTTTCGCTTTGATGACTTTCTACTATCCTTTTTATCATAAGGAGTATGACTACTACTATATctatcttttttcttatcctTTTCCGAATTATATCTATTTGTGTAAGTCGTACTTTTCCTCCTAATGTGGTGCTTGTCCATAAGTGCACTGCTTGAATGatgtttattaatttttttgttcgaGTTGTACTCTTCAACATTATTAagtctataatttttttttctactatttttttttaataatagcATAACTTTAGAATCAATAAATCCTGtgtttcttttattaaattgattttctaatatttgttgtatcttattattattatcgtaAGATAATGAGtccattaatttttttcgaGTAAAGCTTACTTTTCTTTTACCCTCCCACTCACCTAATGTTGAAAAGTCAATATTAAGTAATGTATTGTTCGATAGCTGAATACCATACATATGATTCCTTGCCTTTATTGCATCATTCACATTTTTGTATTccaaaaataaacaattctTGTCAGCTACAAACTTCACGTTCATTATTTCACCAAAATGCAT
This window harbors:
- a CDS encoding hypothetical protein (conserved Plasmodium protein), with translation MSRESSNAESNREATSRASKYGRISFSPLRKDDEYSDINEEFDNDELEEVEKKLASFNDIEMLKEMSSEDFKNIINDDEYYKKLMNEGEGISPIVNDKKERFSIYSKASFQNKEFSSRDNDIPLEGVGSTGEIGKEEKIGKTDELDEMDEKMKIKRYSNREGNREGNREGNKEGNGEGNGEGNGEGNRGGKRDSTLDNKLGDKHDSVLSIRNSRNSSIFNLSVTDDNMKRSSLNYDYTSNGKLVTSLSKTDEAYDSDLITPSPSKGKGGIDEDYQINAILDSPNEYAKNERRRRRRRSVDTLDEELDDLRKRYILSEGNDEQHDEEHKEVHNEEHGKVNDEVYGKTNDEVYGKTNDEANDEEYDYYMGEYASDSEFLRLSSLEKKMNIEMNYGNDDSLNKSRLSNGSFSLWENKINSTRKIKINYETPKKGILKQSNSLSPIKEMNENISARKKSVQFSHRSIAVFDEKEKISPLRLTHFTRISSDSNNSGSKRKSASNASILSKENEPNIYDSFMNIVEKSPIDKLLYKDDMLISSKNRKSVVSLYNETNNPIRRTSIESVRFRTKTSVDHIESARLSPIKDKLNDDKFTINVNLNNEEIFDKLLISSDVDKDRDDDFIKINSHVDNAQVDESNKLTSSYPPNGGQLTNDAIDWSLKNVEGIGSTNVASYEGEVSAHMNNANPSLLYTNDEQEEDEEKTKQADNMDVFFECNDTTSLRRNKQSSSVRNDESANREFRESTRNMDEQEDNQASLAGLSEGKQVGVDEKFNKNVDDPNYGLLTPHLSKAKGRDSIPNNRKSLSRKALLRTNEGEQKKGRNAEWIDTTAIKDQNKNKANRTTVNIVGSTNNEKNKSELNKEDMKSIVTNRRASYSINIRNNALHDFRNNINSDERKKLNYERSLKEKKQSSFRNRQSMQASFKLLDRHSLFKGKKNELNNYCILKEKHMENDQTSNEKVTPSGVDILHSDEEEENEQLGKNHNDIINDKEEETDMKFTEGDEEGMIRKAEVYNRPNDHYTGEREEEGEKRYTQKGVYEDDGDYERGENCEHWENYEQQGNYLAQCAYFENRKTCISEKENYENFNENVDEFCDKVNAIPNEENYDSYLYDKINYTEYAFNEDGVNRQQNQKNVGDRNEYYERSGYLREGNEHINLYDEATSNVNINVGDVHEGNVNGKNVIYQQYGYYEKEEEVGQDSYEHEQGKEIKNKSEEGSEEKEEKGAEDRVAEGEMEEDQVEEGGRVHNEDAICEDVNKENKGIVKEVSGIKREEKIKLRQKFNENLIKKQETIKEITLNIIRRCRIYSLKQVNIEKKSMNNLIKLYENIRNMIFRFINKINNLNNVSVKLDDAIIKHEITQLNYSKTKKAIETLKKYNSKLENKINDKNILLEKQNNVLLEKEKKIESLTAELNKLKNIYDKGSTRKQEIHLIKVYKDKIEELKKVEMIKGFLIRNFNKYGINFELLNFNYYNFSTLYDYKNVDTIFSREVKISDMKHSNGGAENCFRAVHPSIAVTAAPAVENNAFNGIHDCVEGNGIIKGSCAKLNVQHGQGFFNGKDDGHKDSYGNGKNNSNNNSHINNINKNNESSSNNNKDNNSNSNGKDKHYGSNDFCYKGKGDTKDQLGFFEKGLNVCDINELYEKEYKLKILHKKTKRNTFFKSQMHEEDLNCAWPYNITVDIIFSNVYKPKHDFENFNVSSPVKIKNMKHLIANKMHLLNDMNDNKKYLNLFRPYKILIDSFKNFKDISITTYYKYINNENMYYHIWNKNYDKDKYIIEVNNVHFNNNDNYNSNENNNCNNNSINNNYYYYQKNKKRRVVSLLVKNIENHSYYCNDSDFGTEWKLQLEIVKYKLVELINKKLQKYTSKDGKNVSTNMNNNMNNNNNNNNNNNNNNNNINNNNNNINNNNNNINNNNINNNDNNNNNDNDNNNMNNANGVGTAKPNKEALKYLVEEIEYSFFILNHIMHQYKQLLKCFMYLSNTYFDYYQNVLIFKTIILSNQMSNHSLWLYLYVQPWAALRTINLEECFTFASLLHGIVDIKIESVDEEDKYNEDCKVINNNIMKKLQQCIFTLKSKPLSIMERISSYNIVDIIYAVIMNENYNFHSYHNSMDENLKNLVSCEHFINEVIDKKIIVPIEIKNNINKYGDD